In Synchiropus splendidus isolate RoL2022-P1 chromosome 7, RoL_Sspl_1.0, whole genome shotgun sequence, the genomic window CATGTCTAAGCCAGCTGTGGTGCTCAATGTCCGACGGGTGGGCCACTTGGGTCCCTTGACCCGATTATACGATGGACAAGATATACTATAGAGTAGATGCTAATAGCCTCTGTAATATTGGAGGGGGTAAAAGACAGCAAATATTTATTAGCGTGGTggcaaaaaaatctttttaaacatcacatgatgatgggacaagagcagactgcagtgcattgtgtgttctgctgagaaggtgatcgagtgcagcctgccacctctacatgacctgtatgcctccaggacccagagacgtgcaggtcgaaTCAGAGCCCactcttctcaccctggtcatgggcTGTCTGTTccacttccctctggcaggaggttgcggtcgatccagaccagaaccttatgtcacaggaacagcttcctcccctcggccgtcagactgttgaattcgagatcagcctttgttgtctgtgggtttcattttatattattttattttattttattgatagcactttatttcgaaacACTTAGTtggtgaccatggcaataaatttgattctgatgatGTACACTGTACCACAGATTTAAGGCCCTAAAAAACAATGCTAACTGCTAATTCTTGATCTTGTACATATGTACAATTGATTTATACTCCAGGTATGACACTCTAATACCCTGGTAATATAAGATCAGATTGCctcaattgttttttgtttttttttgtctttagcATTAGAACATCTGTGACTAAAATCGTAACTACAATACAGCAGAAGCAAGTAGATGAGAACGATACTATCACTTTGCCACCTGGAGGTAAGTCCTCCACAGTTCCACAGTAGTACATCCATGTCTTGTTAAATCACATCTCACTTTGAGGCGAGCACATATGCTTCCGGCCCGATCAAGCAGGTGAGTGTGTCACAAAAGGTAAACACTAAAAACAGCTAAGGCAGTGTTTTTAATTGGCCTGAAATATGTTTAAACAGTGTGGAAATGGTATAAAAAGATATGGTAGAATCTCAGGGACTTatgtgtttattcattcacacactcacacgcacacccCCACACTCCTAGTTGCACTTCGTCTGCACTCTCATTGTTAACTcgacacttgtgtttttgttgttgtttatgtttgttttttgtggttCAAGTTGTTCTTGTTATTCATCTTGTATTTAATACATAGTTCAATGTCGTATATGTCGCTGCACGGGCCGCCGagtaatgacatttcaatcctATACTTTCCATTACCTTACCTAATATAATGGGTTGAAACAAAAGCTGAAATGATTCTTTTTTCAAGGGATCTTTCTCACGCTGGCTGGAATATGAGATTTTAATGAAAACACTGTGTTTCATTGCTTATCATTTTTTtgacaggtactgaccactgctgaccaGAATAGTATAGgttagtgtgtctgtgtgtgtggggacaGTGTATTTATGACGGTGCAGGACTGCCAGCTGAGAGGTTTGAAACATCATGGAGCCAGAGTATCTGCCCACATTGATAAAATAAAGGGAGGTCCCTATTCCTTTTTAGCCTATAGGGCTTGAGATTCATGTAGGAACCTGTCAGCATGTTTATGAATGAACAAGCTGCTTCTCTCTGACTTCactgaggagtgtgtgtgtgtgatgtgatgatgacaCTGTGCTCCTGCAAGATGACTCCTGATCAGCTCCAAAAAAGAGACAGGAGAGGGAGTCCAGTGTGTACGTGGAACACTTGAGAGACTCCCTGACAATGTGgggttttgatgtttgaacCCGAACTTGTCAAGAATCCGGCTTATTGGTGGCGGTGGTGGATGCCAGCGGGCATGAGAAGAGCGCGCGGCCATCTGCCAGCCGAGCGAACGAGCAACcccaccagcagctgcagtcgCAAAACGCCCTACAAAGCAGGACATGCATGCAGCTTCTGACGTCTGCGgccacactgctgctgctgcaaagcCCAGAACCCAGCAGCGGAAACCATGCGAGCCAGGCTCACAAGCGCCGCATAGGCTCCAAACCCCAGACTTTTAGCCCAGCAGCGTGTGCAGAAGCGCACATGGCTTCAGTTCGGATGGTCGCTCGGGGGAAAtcgacataaaaaaaaaagactcatgcCGGGGCACTTGAACACCGCGACATGGCGACGGCAAGAAAAGGAAGGGAGCTTTTTACTATTTTGGAAACTAGCGCGGATACAGAAAGTAGCTCGGTATGCGACGGTCGGGACACTCCACCGAACCTTTCGGCTGATGTGAAGTGGTTCGAAATCCCCGACCGAAAGCCAGACTCGGACGAGGAAGAGGGCGAAgtgcgggaggaggaggaggcggtggaCGGCGAGGGGGAGAATGGACTCTCGGCAGCCGCGGCGGAGCCCGCAGACGCGGGCAGCCTCAACATTATTCTGGTGACCGGGACCAGCAATGGGCTCAAACACGACGAGGACACCGAGGACTGTTGTTATTCCACCTCCACCGATTCGGATATCGACTTCTCggatctggaggaggaggagcagcgccGGAGCTGTTGGAGCCTGGGCGACGACTCGGACGAGGACTGCACCGCTCCGGACTTCTGGAGGGAGCCGGACCAGGTCATCGCGATCGAGCCCTTCGCTGCGCCCAGCGGCCCGCAGCACTCGCTGGGGGACGATGCCGACACCCGTGACTATTTCCGGATACTCTTCCCAGATTCTCTTTTTGAACACATGgtagaacaaacaaacaattacGCCCTCTATCGGCAAAGGAGGAGTGGGAAGGCAGACCCAAACTGGCACCCCACTGATGTGAGGGAGATGAAAGCCTACGTGGGTCTGAACATCCTGATGGGGGTCAATCAGCTGCCGGACCCGGGCATGTACTGGGCCAGCGACGTTTTTATTGGCAACGCTGGATTTAAAAAGACAATGACGGCCAGGCGCTTTGAAAAGCTGACCCAGTACCTGCATCTGTGTGACCGCGGGTCCCAGCCGGTGCGCGGAGAGAGGGGCTACGACGGCCTCTACAAAATCAGACCCCTTCTGGACGTGCTGGAAAACACTATATGGGACGCGTACATGCCCAACCGCTGCCTGACGGTAGATAAGTGTGCCATAGTGATGAAGGGACGCTACGCCCCCTCGCATTACATGCCCTCTAAACCGCTGAAGAAGGGCTTGAACGTGTGGATGCTGTGTGACTCGCGCTCCGGCTACTGCCACCGGGCAAAGCTCCACGTAGGCAAACCCTGCGAGGACGAGGAGGCGGCTGTGCTGGGCTACAGAGCGGTGACCTCTCTGGTGCGGGGCCTGGAGGGTCAGCACCACCACATCTTCAtgaacagcttcttctcctctgttcccctcCTCCAGAGGTTGTTGAAGGACGGACTGTACGCCTGTGGTCCCGCCCACCCGGGTCGCAAAGGTTACCCCGAGGTGCTTAAACCTGGCAACGTTGGAAAGCTGGCCCAGGGGGAGTTCTACCAGTGCCAGCGTGGCAACCTCATCGCCACAGTGACTCGGGATGTCAAAATGGTTTACTCCTTATCCACCAACTCGGCGCCTGGCATCGTGGGAATCAGCCCACCGCAGAGGCAGCATGAAATGGATTTGGAGGACGACTACATGGAGAGTTTGTCCTTTGGCCTGCCCCGACCTTTGCCCTTGCTGCTGTACCAGGAGAACATGAGGGGTGTGGATCTTTGTGACCAAATGAGGGAGTGCTACCAAGTCGGGCGGCCATGTAAGAAGTGGTGGCGCTACTTCCTGTGGTTCTATGTGAATTTGTGCATTGTCAACGCGTACATTATCCTGAAAGAGAGCCGGGGCGGAAGCGCTCCGGCCGGCTTTAACGGAAAACAGTTCACCCATCGCCACTTCCGGGTGCGACTGGCGCAACAGTTGATCGGAGACTACCAAGGAGCGAGAGGCATGGAGCGCGCCGCGAGGAAGAGGCACGCGGACTCACCCATAGAGTACGGCCACCGGCTGGAGCGCATGTCTGAGCGCTCGCGCCGCTGCAGGAACTGCACCAACAAGGGACTGCGGCACGAAAGCGTGTTCGGCTGCAAGATATGCAACGTCCACCTATGCAGGGGAGGCTGCTTCTCTGAGTTTCATAAataatgtcttttgttttttatatcaTTTGTGTATCGagcaacaaacttttttcaagTAGACATTGCATTTGTAATTCCAAAGGTTACAGCTGTTCATATGCCCTTGTGTTTCTGCCCAGCACATTTTGGACATCTGGCGAGCATCATTTCATCACGACTCGGAAAGTATAATatgatttttcaaaatgttttcaagtcAAAAACATCCAACACTATTCCCCCCCtccttttctttattatttcaaTTGTATTAAAATGGAACACAATCCAACAAAAGCCCACAAAATAATTGCTGAAGTTCTTCATGTCTGCTCTTCTCCCCACACTCAGCCACGTGGTGCCTTCATGTTCTGTCAGATTGATCCGAGAGTGATTTGAAACACAAGTTTGAGTATGTGGTGAAGTCGATGCAACAGTCATATTAAACATTAAATGGTGGTGCTGTGCGTGCCAGCCATGCAAAATTAtgttacataaaaaaacaagtttattaataaacaacttttttatattaagtcaaaaacaaatctgattCAGCTCCTGCACTTCTGTGAACGCTTGAACTAGTTCAGTGATCGACATGTGGTGTATAAGTGTGTATATTATTTAGAACCCAGAGCAAATACTGATGCATTATGAAGTCAATATTTTTCAATGTTAATGAAATCAAAACTTTCTTCCTCGCCCTCATGTGGAAAACGGCTGAACTATTCTGTCCCTCTTAGTGATGAGTCAGCACTGTTTGTCGCAGCTTTGTCACCATCAGATGTCGAGCCATAAAGCGAGTTCAACACCAAATTGAACCCTATATTCGGGCTGTGTGCGTGATGCTCCTCATTCACTACAT contains:
- the LOC128762372 gene encoding piggyBac transposable element-derived protein 4-like, coding for MATARKGRELFTILETSADTESSSVCDGRDTPPNLSADVKWFEIPDRKPDSDEEEGEVREEEEAVDGEGENGLSAAAAEPADAGSLNIILVTGTSNGLKHDEDTEDCCYSTSTDSDIDFSDLEEEEQRRSCWSLGDDSDEDCTAPDFWREPDQVIAIEPFAAPSGPQHSLGDDADTRDYFRILFPDSLFEHMVEQTNNYALYRQRRSGKADPNWHPTDVREMKAYVGLNILMGVNQLPDPGMYWASDVFIGNAGFKKTMTARRFEKLTQYLHLCDRGSQPVRGERGYDGLYKIRPLLDVLENTIWDAYMPNRCLTVDKCAIVMKGRYAPSHYMPSKPLKKGLNVWMLCDSRSGYCHRAKLHVGKPCEDEEAAVLGYRAVTSLVRGLEGQHHHIFMNSFFSSVPLLQRLLKDGLYACGPAHPGRKGYPEVLKPGNVGKLAQGEFYQCQRGNLIATVTRDVKMVYSLSTNSAPGIVGISPPQRQHEMDLEDDYMESLSFGLPRPLPLLLYQENMRGVDLCDQMRECYQVGRPCKKWWRYFLWFYVNLCIVNAYIILKESRGGSAPAGFNGKQFTHRHFRVRLAQQLIGDYQGARGMERAARKRHADSPIEYGHRLERMSERSRRCRNCTNKGLRHESVFGCKICNVHLCRGGCFSEFHK